A single genomic interval of Camelina sativa cultivar DH55 chromosome 11, Cs, whole genome shotgun sequence harbors:
- the LOC104726277 gene encoding pentatricopeptide repeat-containing protein At5g57250, mitochondrial-like: protein MKLHHRTSSGLFSLQSLLKSGFTPTLNSIDKFLRYLYRRQKFNCIVHFYSQLDSNQIEINHRVYSIVSWAFLNLNRYEDAEKFINTQISKASIFPRTHMLDSLIHGFSVTRDDPNKGLSILRDCLRSHGAFPSSLTFCSLIHRFVVKGEMDNALEVVEMMTNKKVNYPFDNFVCSAVVSGFVRIGKPELALGFYESAVGSGVLVPNLVTYTTVVSALCQLGKVDEVRDLVRRLEDEGFEFDCVFYSNWIHGCLEGGGLMNALMQYREMVKKGIISRDVVSYSILIDGLSKEGNMETSFGLLGKMIKEGIEPNLITFTAIIRGLCKKGKLEEAFALFDRIVDMGIEVDEFVYVTLIDGSCKKGNLNRAFSMLGDMELRGIQPSILTYNTVINGLCRAGRVSEADEISKGVVGDVVTYSTLLGNYKKEENMDAVLEIRRRFEEAKIPMDLVMCNILLKAFLLVGAYGEADAVYRAMPDMDLTPDTVTYSTMIEGFCKTGQIEEALEMFNELRKSSVSLAVCYNRIIDALCKKGMLETATEVLIELREKGLYLDIRTSRNLLHSIQASGGEKGILNLVYRLDQLNTDLFLGMFNDTILLLSKRGYFEAAIEVYMIMRRKGLTVTFPSTILKILVDNLRALDAYLLVVNAEESTLPSVDVVDYTIIVDGLCKEGFLVKALDLCSFAKSRGVILNIITYNSLIYRLCQQGCLVEALRLFDSLENIGLDPSEVTYSILIDKLCKEGLFLDAEKLLDTMVSKGLVPNILIYNSMIDGYCKLGHTEDAMRVLTRKMMGRVSPDAFTVSSVIKGYCKKGDMEEALRVFAEFKDENISADLLGFLFLIKGFCTKGRMEEARGLLREMLVSESVVKLINRVDAELVESESIRGFLVELCEQGRVPQAIKILEEISSNIYLSGKNLDFSQRPQFLNGVNEKEIKKEDYAHDFHSLHSTISSLCSNGKLKQANEFVMSVLSCMPK from the coding sequence ATGAAGCTCCATCATCGTACTTCTTCGGGActcttttctcttcaatcactCCTCAAAAGCGGCTTCACTCCAACCTTAAACTCCATCGACAAGTTTCTTCGATATCTCTACCGTCGCCAGAAGTTTAATTGCATCGTTCACTTCTACTCTCAGCTAGATTCGAATCAAATCGAAATCAATCACCGGGTTTACTCAATCGTTTCATGGGCATTCCTCAATTTGAATCGGTACGAAGACGCAGAGAAGTTTATCAACACCCAGATTTCAAAAGCTTCGATTTTTCCCAGGACCCATATGTTAGATTCTCTAATTCATGGGTTCAGCGTCACGCGTGATGATCCTAATAAGGGTCTTTCGATTCTCAGAGATTGTTTGCGGAGTCACGGTGCGTTTCCTTCTTCCTTGACGTTCTGTTCACTGATTCATCGGTTCGTTGTTAAAGGAGAGATGGATAACGCTTTAGAGGTTGTAGAGATGATGACGAACAAGAAAGTTAACTACCCTTTTGATAATTTCGTTTGTAGTGCTGTGGTTTCTGGGTTTGTTAGGATTGGTAAACCGGAACTTGCTTTGGGGTTTTACGAGAGTGCTGTGGGTTCAGGAGTTTTAGTTCCGAATCTTGTAACTTATACTACTGTTGTGAGTGCTCTTTGTCAATTGGGTAAGGTTGATGAAGTGAGGGATTTGGTTAGGAGATTGGAAGATGAAGGATTTGAATTTGACTGCGTTTTTTACAGTAACTGGATTCATGGGTGTCTTGAGGGAGGTGGTTTGATGAATGCACTTATGCAGTACAGGGAGATGGTGAAGAAGGGAATAATAAGTCGAGATGTTGTGAGCTATTCTATACTAATAGATGGGTTATCGAAAGAAGGAAACATGGAAACATCATTTGGGTTATTAGGGAAGATGATAAAGGAAGGTATAGAGCCAAATTTGATCACTTTTACAGCTATTATTAGGGGGCTATGCAAGAAGGGTAAACTGGAAGAAGCATTTGCATTGTTCGATAGGATTGTAGATATGGGAATCGAAGTGGATGAGTTTGTGTATGTGACTTTGATCGATGGAAGTTGTAAGAAAGGAAATTTGAATCGAGCTTTCTCTATGTTGGGAGATATGGAGCTGAGAGGGATACAACCAAGCATTCTTACTTATAACACTGTGATTAATGGACTGTGCAGGGCAGGGAGAGTGTCGGAGGCTGATGAGATTTCAAAAGGAGTTGTGGGAGATGTCGTTACTTATAGTACTTTATTAGGTAATTATAAAAAGGAAGAGAATATGGATGCTGTATTAGAAATTAGGCGTAGGTTTGAAGAAGCTAAGATCCCTATGGACTTGGTTATGTGCAACATTCTCCTGAAAGCATTTCTTTTGGTTGGTGCGTATGGAGAAGCCGATGCAGTTTATAGGGCAATGCCAGACATGGATCTGACTCCAGATACGGTCACATATTCTACTATGATTGAGGGTTTCTGCAAAACTGGTCAGATCGAAGAGGCACTTGAGATGTTTAATGAGTTGCGGAAAAGCTCGGTTTCCTTAGCTGTGTGTTATAATCGGATCATTGATGCACTCTGCAAGAAAGGTATGCTGGAGACAGCCACGGAAGTTCTTATTGAGCTGCGGGAGAAGGGTTTGTATTTAGACATCCGTACATCTCGGAACTTGTTACATTCAATCCAAGCTAGCGGAGGTGAAAAAGGAATACTCAATTTGGTTTACAGACTCGACCAGTTGAATACAGATCTTTTTCTTGGGATGTTCAATGATACTATCTTGCTTTTAAGCAAGAGAGGTTATTTCGAGGCTGCAATTGAAGTTTATATGATTATGAGGAGAAAGGGTTTAACTGTTACATTTCCTTCTACAATTCTGAAAATACTAGTGGACAATCTCAGAGCATTGGATGCTTATTTACTCGTTGTCAATGCTGAAGAAAGTACTCTGCCTTCAGTTGATGTGGTAGATTACACAATCATTGTTGATGGTCTCTGCAAGGAAGGATTTTTAGTAAAGGCCTTAGATTTGTGCAGTTTTGCCAAAAGCAGGGGCGTCATTCTTAATATCATTACATATAATTCACTCATATATAGACTTTGCCAGCAAGGTTGTCTTGTAGAAGCTCTCCGTCTATTTGACTCGCTAGAAAATATTGGTCTAGACCCGTCTGAGGTCACATACAGCATTTTGATTGACAAATTATGCAAAGAAGGATTGTTTCTTGATGCTGAGAAACTATTGGACACTATGGTATCTAAGGGACTTGTACCGAACATTCTCATTTACAATTCGATGATTGACGGTTACTGCAAGCTCGGGCATACAGAGGACGCCATGAGAGTTTTAACTCGGAAAATGATGGGACGGGTATCACCTGATGCATTCACAGTCAGTTCTGTCATCAAAGGTTACTGTAAAAAAGGTGATATGGAAGAAGCTCTCAGAGTGTTTGCTGagttcaaagatgaaaatatctCAGCCGATTTATTGGGTTTCCTGTTTCTGATCAAAGGTTTTTGCACAAAAGGGCGAATGGAAGAAGCTAGGGGACTCTTGAGAGAAATGCTTGTTTCAGAATCTGTTGTTAAGCTGATTAATAGAGTTGATGCAGAACTAGTTGAATCTGAATCGATCAGAGGCTTCCTAGTTGAGCTGTGCGAGCAAGGAAGGGTCCCTCAGGCTATCAAAATCCTAGAAGAGATAAGTTCAAATATCTATCTGTCTGGTAAAAACCTGGATTTTTCTCAAAGGCCACAGTTCCTAAATGGTGTGAAtgaaaaagagataaagaaggAAGACTATGCTCATGATTTTCATAGCCTTCACTCAACCATTAGTTCTCTCTGCTCCAATGGGAAGCTGAAGCAAGCTAATGAGTTCGTTATGTCTGTGCTCTCTTGTATGCCTAAATAA
- the LOC104726280 gene encoding uncharacterized protein LOC104726280, translating to MGETQNLHLSPRHRSSLKKPLLIVLLVCIASVVLVITYMYPQQSTKSSAACVGLSSRGCEAALSGWLPVHVRKFTDEEVAARVVIKDILRTPPALTPKSKIAFMFLTPGTLPFEKLWDKFFQGQEGRFSIYIHPSRLRPVHISRHFSDREIHSDHVTWGRISMVDAERRLLANALEDPDNQHFVLLSESCIPLHTFDYTYRYLMHANVSFIDSFEDLGPHGTGRHMDHMLPEIPRQDFRKGAQWFTMKRQHAVIVMADGLYYSKFREYCRPGVEANKNCIADEHYLPTFFHMLDPGGISNWSVTYVDWSERRWHPKTYRARDVSLKLLKNLTSDDMSVHVTSVGKRGEELHWPCTWNGIRRPCYLFARKFHSDALYKLVRLFPNYTSPVV from the exons CCGCTCTTCTCTAAAGAAGCCATTGTTGATTGTATTATTAGTATGCATCGCAAGTGTGGTCTTGGTCATCACTTACATGTATCCACAACAGAGCACTAAGAGCTCTGCTGCCTGTGTGGGTTTATCTAGTAGAGGCTGTGAAGCTGCGCTCTCTGGATGGCTTCCTGTTCATGTGAGGAAATTTACTGACGAGGAAGTTGCAGCTCGAGTTGTGATCAAAGACATACTTAGAACACCTCCTGCTCTCACCCCTAAATCAAAGATCGCTTTTATGTTCTTGACTCCTGGTACTTTGCCGTTTGAGAAGCTCTGGGATAAGTTTTTTCAG GGTCAAGAAGGAAGATTCTCTATTTACATCCACCCATCAAGGTTAAGACCAGTTCACATTAGCCGTCACTTTTCAGACCGTGAAATTCACAGTGATCATGTCACTTGGGGAAGGATTTCTATGGTTGATGCTGAGAGACGGCTTCTAGCAAATGCTCTTGAAGATCCTGACAACCAAcactttgttcttctttcagaAAG TTGTATACCGTTGCATACATTTGACTACACCTATCGGTATTTGATGCACGCTAATGTCAGCTTCATTGATAG TTTTGAGGATCTTGGTCCTCACGGGACGGGCAGACACATGGATCACATGTTACCTGAGATCCCTAGGCAAGATTTCAGAAAGGGTGCACAG TGGTTCACAATGAAGCGTCAACACGCTGTAATAGTGATGGCTGATGGTCTCTACTATTCAAAATTCCGGGAATATTGCAGA CCTGGGGTAGAAGCAAACAAGAACTGCATCGCAGATGAACATTACCTGCCAACATTCTTCCAC ATGCTTGATCCTGGAGGAATCTCGAACTGGTCAGTCACATATGTTGATTGGTCTGAGCGTAGATGGCATCCAAAGACATACAGAGCGCGTGATGTCTCACTCAAGCTCTTGAAAAATCTCACG TCCGACGACATGAGTGTACATGTAACAAGCGTTGGCAAG cgCGGAGAAGAGCTGCATTGGCCTTGTACATGGAACGGAATTAGACGTCCATGTTATCTATTCGCAAGGAAGTTTCACTCAGATGCTCTTTACAAACTGGTCAGACTCTTCCCAAACTACACCAGCCCAGTTGTCTGA